A genomic region of Pseudomonas sp. KU43P contains the following coding sequences:
- a CDS encoding TetR/AcrR family transcriptional regulator: MRYSSEHKQQTRDKLLASSGALAKRGGFASTGVAGLMKAIGLTGGAFYNHFPSKDDLFTEVVRQELSNSPLARLAQKGASRERLERCLQQYLSLAHLHNAEGGCPLPPLGVEIARAERPVREEAEHWLVSLHTTWSETLGDEAVAWAMISQCVGALVVGRMLASETVQAQVLDASRGFVERALNESC, from the coding sequence ATGCGCTACTCCAGCGAACACAAGCAACAGACCCGCGACAAGCTGCTGGCCAGCAGCGGTGCGCTGGCCAAGCGCGGCGGCTTCGCCAGCACCGGCGTCGCCGGGCTGATGAAAGCCATAGGCCTGACCGGCGGCGCTTTCTACAACCACTTTCCGTCCAAGGATGACCTGTTCACCGAAGTCGTCCGCCAGGAACTGAGCAACAGCCCGCTGGCGCGCCTGGCCCAGAAAGGCGCCAGCCGCGAGCGCCTCGAGCGCTGCCTGCAGCAGTACCTCAGCCTGGCCCATCTGCACAATGCCGAGGGGGGCTGCCCATTACCGCCGTTGGGCGTGGAAATCGCCCGGGCCGAACGGCCGGTGCGCGAGGAAGCCGAACATTGGCTGGTGAGCCTGCATACCACCTGGAGCGAAACCCTGGGCGATGAAGCGGTGGCCTGGGCAATGATCAGCCAGTGCGTTGGCGCATTGGTGGTCGGGCGAATGCTGGCCAGTGAAACGGTGCAAGCCCAGGTGCTGGATGCCAGCCGTGGCTTCGTCGAAAGGGCCCTGAATGAGAGCTGCTAG
- a CDS encoding DUF4157 domain-containing protein: protein MRAASLLLLFLASVPALAEPVCPPGQYQVCLMGCFCAPIDPGQAGQVLKDVEVMASGSLAFALRQARDEATASGSEPIPLHIRAQLEPWYDFAVLDAARYRVGDEQQVSAANAMLQNPDVNAVTLIDTIIFRHASDAEDNVALWAHELKHVQQYQELGVEEFARRYTRDYQDLEGPAYKIEAEVGKALRERSAGQAR, encoded by the coding sequence ATGAGAGCTGCTAGCCTGCTACTGCTATTTTTGGCATCGGTGCCGGCGCTGGCCGAGCCAGTGTGCCCGCCCGGCCAGTACCAGGTATGCCTGATGGGTTGTTTCTGCGCGCCGATCGACCCTGGCCAGGCCGGCCAGGTGCTCAAGGACGTCGAGGTCATGGCCTCCGGCAGCCTGGCCTTCGCCCTGCGCCAGGCTCGCGACGAGGCGACCGCCAGTGGCAGCGAGCCGATTCCCTTGCACATCCGCGCTCAGCTCGAACCCTGGTACGACTTCGCCGTGCTCGATGCGGCGCGCTACCGGGTGGGTGACGAACAGCAGGTCAGTGCGGCCAATGCGATGCTGCAGAACCCCGACGTGAATGCGGTGACGCTGATCGACACGATCATCTTCCGCCATGCCAGTGATGCCGAAGACAATGTGGCGCTGTGGGCCCACGAGCTCAAGCATGTGCAGCAATATCAGGAACTGGGGGTCGAGGAATTCGCCCGGCGCTACACGCGCGACTATCAGGACCTGGAGGGGCCGGCCTACAAGATAGAGGCCGAGGTGGGCAAAGCCTTGCGCGAACGTAGCGCAGGGCAGGCCCGCTAG
- a CDS encoding bile acid:sodium symporter family protein — protein sequence MKYLRMLFDNFTLALLGVVFIATVLPCSGDGAVYFGWLTNLAIGLLFFLHGAKLSREAIIAGAGHWRLHLLVFSCTFVMFPLLGMAFKPLFVPLVGNELYLGVLYLCALPATVQSAIAFTSLARGNVPAAICSAAASSLLGIFLTPLLVMMLLGASGDTGSGLDAVAKITLQLLVPFVAGQIARRWIGAWVKRNARWLKMVDQGSILLVVYTAFSEAVVTGLWHTVSPQHLAGLFAVCGILLAVVLFGTRLLGKALGFNLEDRITILFAGSKKSLATGVPMAQVLFVGSGIGAMILPLMLFHQIQLMVCAVLAQRYASREEAGEEATASS from the coding sequence ATGAAGTATTTGCGCATGTTGTTCGACAACTTCACCCTGGCGTTGCTCGGGGTGGTATTCATCGCCACCGTGCTGCCTTGTTCGGGCGACGGCGCGGTCTATTTTGGCTGGCTGACCAACTTGGCCATCGGCCTGCTGTTCTTCCTGCATGGCGCCAAGCTGTCGCGCGAGGCGATCATCGCCGGCGCCGGGCATTGGCGCCTGCACCTGCTGGTATTTTCCTGCACCTTCGTGATGTTCCCGTTGCTGGGCATGGCTTTCAAACCCTTGTTCGTGCCACTGGTAGGCAATGAGCTGTACCTGGGTGTGTTGTACCTGTGCGCCTTGCCGGCTACCGTGCAGTCCGCCATCGCTTTCACTTCGCTGGCACGCGGCAACGTGCCGGCCGCCATCTGCAGCGCCGCCGCTTCCAGCTTGCTGGGCATTTTCCTCACGCCGCTGCTGGTGATGATGCTCCTGGGTGCCAGCGGTGACACCGGTTCGGGCCTGGATGCGGTGGCGAAGATTACCCTGCAGTTGCTGGTGCCGTTCGTGGCCGGTCAGATCGCCCGCCGCTGGATCGGGGCTTGGGTCAAGCGCAATGCACGCTGGCTGAAAATGGTGGACCAGGGTTCGATCCTGCTGGTGGTCTATACCGCGTTCAGCGAGGCGGTAGTCACCGGCCTGTGGCACACCGTCTCGCCGCAGCACTTGGCGGGGCTGTTCGCCGTGTGCGGCATCCTGCTGGCGGTGGTGCTGTTCGGCACGCGCCTGCTTGGCAAGGCGCTGGGCTTCAACCTCGAAGACCGCATCACCATCCTCTTCGCCGGCTCCAAGAAGAGCCTGGCTACGGGGGTGCCCATGGCTCAGGTGCTGTTCGTGGGCAGCGGCATCGGGGCGATGATCCTGCCGTTGATGCTGTTCCACCAGATTCAGTTGATGGTGTGCGCGGTATTGGCGCAGCGCTATGCCAGCCGCGAAGAAGCGGGCGAGGAGGCTACCGCGTCCTCCTGA
- the ampC gene encoding class C beta-lactamase has product MPPSRLTPLLAAASLAFASVTAQASPSLEDQVDAVVTKLMQEQDIAGMAVAVFANGQAHYFSYGVASKAGGEAVTADTLFEIGSLSKTYTATLAALASAEGKLDLQAPARRYQPALAESSLGEASVLELGAYSADCLPLQFPDAVKTDQQALDFLRDWKPRSEHGTQRCYSNPSLGLFGDLAARAQERPFAELMSQGLLPQMGLQHTYLQVPAKAQSLYAQGYDAQNRPVRVSPGPYADEAYGIKTSARDLLRYVRLQMQPAELSPALRKALAITQTGYFQVGSMTQGLGWERYPYPVSLETLVDGNSPRLIREPQATRRLDPALPAEPHAWYNKTGATNGFGAYAAFIPSEGKAIILLANRNYPNEARVRAAYRILSSVGQ; this is encoded by the coding sequence ATGCCCCCCTCCCGCCTCACGCCCCTCCTTGCCGCCGCCAGCCTGGCTTTTGCCAGCGTCACAGCCCAGGCCAGCCCCTCACTCGAGGATCAGGTAGACGCAGTGGTCACCAAGCTCATGCAAGAGCAGGACATTGCCGGCATGGCAGTGGCGGTCTTTGCCAACGGCCAGGCGCACTACTTCAGCTATGGCGTGGCGAGCAAGGCCGGAGGCGAAGCGGTAACCGCCGACACCCTGTTCGAGATCGGCTCGCTGAGCAAGACCTACACCGCCACCCTCGCCGCCTTGGCCAGCGCCGAAGGTAAGCTCGACCTGCAGGCCCCGGCCCGCCGCTATCAGCCTGCCCTGGCCGAAAGTTCGCTGGGAGAAGCCAGTGTGCTGGAGCTGGGGGCCTACAGCGCCGACTGCCTGCCCTTGCAGTTCCCCGACGCGGTAAAGACCGACCAGCAGGCGCTGGACTTCCTGCGCGACTGGAAGCCCCGTAGCGAACACGGCACCCAGCGCTGCTACTCCAACCCAAGCCTGGGGCTGTTCGGCGACCTGGCCGCGCGCGCGCAGGAGCGCCCGTTCGCCGAGTTGATGAGCCAGGGCCTGTTGCCGCAGATGGGCCTGCAGCATACCTACCTGCAAGTACCGGCGAAGGCCCAGAGCCTGTATGCGCAGGGATACGATGCACAGAACCGGCCGGTGCGGGTCAGCCCCGGCCCCTATGCCGATGAAGCCTACGGCATCAAGACCAGCGCCCGTGACCTGCTGCGCTACGTGCGCCTGCAGATGCAACCGGCCGAATTGTCACCGGCGCTGCGCAAGGCGCTCGCCATCACCCAGACGGGCTATTTCCAGGTGGGCTCTATGACCCAAGGGCTGGGCTGGGAACGCTACCCCTACCCGGTTTCGCTCGAGACCCTGGTCGATGGCAACAGCCCTCGTCTGATCCGCGAGCCACAGGCTACTCGCCGCCTCGATCCCGCCCTGCCAGCCGAACCCCACGCTTGGTACAACAAGACGGGTGCGACCAATGGTTTTGGCGCCTATGCCGCGTTCATTCCGAGCGAAGGCAAGGCCATCATATTGCTCGCGAACCGCAATTATCCCAACGAAGCGCGGGTGCGAGCGGCCTATCGGATTCTATCCAGCGTCGGTCAGTGA
- a CDS encoding YbjQ family protein, which yields MIISTTSQLEGRPIAEYLGVVSSESVQGINFVRDFFTRFRDFFGGRSQTLESALREAREQATEELKARARQLHADAVVGVDFEISMPSVQGGMVVVFATGTAVRLK from the coding sequence ATGATCATTTCCACCACCAGCCAGCTCGAAGGCCGCCCGATTGCCGAATACCTCGGCGTAGTCAGTTCCGAATCGGTGCAGGGCATCAACTTCGTGCGCGATTTCTTCACACGCTTTCGCGACTTCTTCGGTGGGCGTTCGCAGACCCTGGAAAGCGCGCTGCGCGAGGCTCGCGAGCAGGCCACCGAGGAATTGAAGGCACGGGCACGGCAGTTGCACGCCGATGCCGTGGTCGGTGTCGACTTCGAAATCAGCATGCCTTCGGTACAAGGCGGCATGGTCGTGGTGTTCGCCACCGGCACTGCGGTGCGCCTGAAGTAG
- a CDS encoding EamA family transporter has product MPLKDLLIALVVIVAWGINFVVIKVGLDGLPPMLLGALRFLLVAFPAILLVKRPKLPWRWLIAYGATISLGQFAFLFQAMYSGMPPGLASLVLQSQAFFTLGFAALFLGERLRLASLLGLLVAASGLALIGSEDSGHVPMVALLLTLCAGAMWGMGNIITRRFGSVDLVALVIWGGLVPPLPFLALSWWLEGPERISHALLNIGWSSVLALGYLAFVATMLGYSLWSTLLSRHPAGKVAPFSLLVPVIGLSSSAWLLGERLTAVQGWGALLVMLGLLVNVFGPKLGQRLRAASAQ; this is encoded by the coding sequence ATGCCACTGAAGGACTTGCTGATCGCCCTGGTGGTCATCGTTGCCTGGGGTATCAATTTCGTGGTCATCAAGGTCGGCCTTGATGGCCTGCCACCAATGCTGCTCGGGGCATTGCGCTTTCTGCTGGTTGCCTTCCCGGCGATTCTGCTGGTCAAGCGGCCGAAGCTGCCGTGGCGCTGGCTGATCGCCTATGGCGCGACCATTTCGCTGGGCCAGTTCGCGTTCCTGTTCCAGGCGATGTACAGCGGCATGCCGCCGGGCCTGGCTTCGCTGGTGCTGCAGTCGCAGGCGTTCTTCACACTAGGCTTCGCTGCGCTGTTTCTTGGCGAGCGCCTGCGTCTGGCAAGCTTGCTGGGCCTGTTGGTGGCCGCCAGCGGCCTGGCGCTGATCGGCAGCGAAGACAGCGGCCATGTGCCGATGGTCGCGTTGCTGCTGACCCTGTGCGCAGGGGCCATGTGGGGCATGGGCAATATCATCACCCGCCGCTTCGGTTCGGTGGACTTGGTGGCGCTGGTGATCTGGGGCGGGCTGGTGCCACCGTTGCCGTTCCTGGCCTTGTCCTGGTGGCTGGAAGGCCCGGAGCGTATCAGCCATGCGTTGCTCAACATCGGCTGGAGTTCGGTGCTGGCTTTGGGTTACCTGGCGTTCGTCGCCACCATGCTGGGCTACAGCCTATGGAGCACACTGCTGTCGCGTCATCCCGCGGGCAAGGTCGCGCCATTCTCGTTGTTGGTGCCGGTGATTGGCCTGAGTTCTTCGGCCTGGTTGCTGGGCGAGCGTCTGACTGCAGTGCAGGGTTGGGGGGCGCTGCTGGTGATGCTCGGCTTGCTGGTCAATGTGTTCGGGCCAAAGCTGGGGCAACGGTTGCGGGCTGCCAGCGCGCAGTGA
- a CDS encoding purine-cytosine permease family protein, with protein MSSKSVLERRSIDYIPEAERHGKVYSQFTLWLGANLQITAIVTGALAVVLGGDVFWSLIGLLLGQLIGGAVMALHAAQGPRLGLPQMISSRVQFGVYGAAIPMVLVCLMYLGFTATGTVLSGQAIGQLLSVSDSTGILIFAAVIVLATLAGYRVIHWIGRVASVLGIIAFIYLFSRILMIADIGQLLDNRHFTWASFLLAVSLAASWQIAFGPYVADYSRYLPSSTSPVKTFLAAGLGSVIGAQASMILGVFAAAIAGGEFSGREVAYIVGLGGAGTTAALLYFSIAFGKVTISTLNSYGSFMCIATIISGFRGNLAISRAQRLLFVLLIVGAATLVALLGQHSFLSAFKSFILFLLTFFVPWSAVNLVDYYFITKERYDVPALADPEGRYGRWNWPGIAVYTIGVLVQMPFIDTKLYTGPMVAHLGGVDVSWLIGLVVPSLLYYWVARHRAAEAPARMIVPEVR; from the coding sequence ATGTCCAGCAAATCCGTGCTCGAACGGCGTTCGATCGATTACATCCCCGAGGCCGAACGCCATGGCAAGGTGTACAGTCAGTTCACCCTGTGGTTAGGCGCCAACCTGCAAATCACCGCGATCGTCACCGGCGCCTTGGCCGTGGTGCTCGGCGGCGATGTGTTCTGGTCGCTGATCGGCCTGCTGCTGGGGCAATTGATTGGTGGCGCGGTCATGGCCCTGCACGCCGCCCAGGGCCCACGCCTGGGCTTGCCGCAGATGATCTCCAGCCGCGTGCAGTTCGGGGTCTATGGCGCGGCCATCCCGATGGTGCTGGTGTGCCTGATGTACCTTGGTTTCACCGCCACCGGCACGGTCCTGTCGGGCCAGGCCATCGGCCAGTTGCTCAGCGTCAGCGACAGCACCGGCATTCTCATCTTTGCGGCGGTGATCGTGCTTGCCACCCTGGCCGGCTACCGAGTAATCCACTGGATCGGCCGGGTCGCCAGCGTGCTGGGCATCATTGCCTTCATCTACCTGTTCAGCCGTATCCTGATGATTGCCGACATCGGCCAGTTGCTCGACAACCGCCATTTCACCTGGGCATCGTTCCTGCTGGCGGTGTCGCTGGCGGCGTCCTGGCAGATCGCCTTCGGGCCCTATGTCGCCGATTATTCGCGCTACCTGCCGAGCAGTACCTCGCCGGTCAAGACCTTCCTCGCCGCCGGGCTGGGCTCGGTGATCGGCGCGCAGGCCTCGATGATCCTTGGCGTGTTTGCCGCCGCCATCGCCGGTGGTGAGTTTTCCGGTCGCGAGGTGGCGTATATCGTCGGCCTGGGCGGCGCCGGCACCACGGCGGCCCTGCTGTATTTCAGCATCGCCTTCGGCAAGGTGACCATTTCCACGCTGAACTCCTACGGCAGCTTCATGTGCATCGCCACCATCATCAGCGGCTTCCGTGGCAACCTGGCGATCAGCCGTGCCCAGCGCCTGCTGTTCGTGCTGCTGATCGTCGGCGCCGCAACCCTGGTGGCGCTGCTCGGCCAGCACTCGTTCCTCAGCGCCTTCAAGTCGTTCATCCTGTTCCTGCTGACGTTCTTCGTGCCCTGGAGCGCGGTCAACCTGGTGGATTACTACTTCATCACCAAGGAACGCTATGACGTGCCAGCCCTGGCCGACCCCGAGGGCCGCTACGGCCGCTGGAACTGGCCGGGTATTGCCGTGTACACCATCGGTGTACTGGTGCAGATGCCGTTCATCGATACCAAGTTATACACCGGCCCGATGGTCGCGCACCTGGGTGGGGTGGATGTGTCGTGGCTGATCGGCCTGGTAGTGCCCAGCCTGCTCTACTACTGGGTGGCCCGGCACCGTGCCGCCGAGGCTCCGGCCCGCATGATCGTGCCTGAGGTGCGTTGA
- a CDS encoding class II aldolase/adducin family protein encodes MTTSERSLREQLAACYRLIAHFRMTDLIFTHISVRLPGPEHHFLINPYGLLFDKITASSLVKIDLQGRPVEPTPHPVNPAGFVIHSAIHAAREDAQCVLHTHTRAGCAVAALECGLLPVNQISMEFYNKVAYHAYEGIALDMDEQQRLVADLGDKPVMILRNHGLLTTGRTVAEAFLRMYYLEKACEIQLAAQSAGQLVLPLPQVCAHTERQFNEPARGLKQGELTDPDALQLAWAALLRMLDRTAPDYRN; translated from the coding sequence ATGACCACCTCTGAACGATCGTTGCGCGAGCAATTGGCCGCCTGCTACCGGCTGATCGCCCACTTTCGCATGACCGACCTGATCTTCACCCACATCTCGGTGCGCCTGCCGGGGCCAGAGCATCATTTCCTGATCAACCCCTATGGTTTGTTGTTCGACAAGATCACCGCGTCGAGCCTGGTCAAGATCGACTTGCAGGGCAGGCCGGTGGAGCCAACGCCGCACCCGGTCAACCCGGCCGGCTTCGTCATCCACAGCGCCATCCATGCCGCCCGCGAGGATGCCCAATGCGTGCTGCACACCCACACCCGTGCCGGTTGTGCGGTGGCGGCGCTGGAGTGCGGGCTGTTGCCGGTCAACCAGATCTCCATGGAGTTCTACAACAAGGTGGCCTACCACGCCTATGAAGGCATTGCCCTGGACATGGACGAGCAGCAGCGGCTGGTGGCCGACCTGGGCGACAAGCCGGTGATGATCCTGCGTAACCACGGCCTGCTCACCACCGGTCGCACGGTGGCCGAAGCGTTTCTGCGCATGTACTACCTGGAGAAAGCCTGCGAGATCCAGCTGGCAGCACAGAGCGCCGGGCAATTGGTGCTGCCGTTGCCCCAGGTGTGTGCGCACACCGAGCGGCAGTTCAATGAACCGGCGAGGGGGTTGAAGCAAGGGGAATTGACCGACCCGGATGCCCTGCAACTGGCCTGGGCGGCGTTGTTGCGGATGCTGGACAGAACAGCACCGGATTACCGCAACTGA
- a CDS encoding ABC transporter substrate-binding protein, translated as MQAFPRSTGLCAALLAIGLGNAQAAPQMVVVGYGGAGQKAQDVAIFQPFSAQDGSQLIQSEYNGEMARIQVMADTGNVDWDVVQIEGPDLARGCDEGIYEHLDWQRLGHAAELIPDAAQACGSAALVWSVAIAYDRNKLAEAPDSWADFWDVKKYPGKRGLRKRAVYNLEFALLADGVKVDDVYKVLSTPAGVERAFAKLSELKPYIQWWDAGAQPAQWLAAGDVVMTSTYSGRIAVAAQQGSPLAVVWPGSLYGMDYWAIIKGSKHVDQAKRLISYANQPDTQVRYVEQIPYGPTNTQAAAKLDPALASWVPTSPQNLQGALAMNVDFWVDHGEELEQRFNAWASK; from the coding sequence ATGCAGGCATTTCCTCGCAGTACCGGCCTTTGCGCAGCGCTGTTGGCTATTGGCCTTGGCAATGCGCAAGCGGCGCCGCAGATGGTCGTGGTTGGCTATGGCGGCGCCGGTCAGAAAGCCCAGGATGTGGCGATCTTCCAGCCTTTTAGCGCCCAGGACGGCAGCCAGTTGATTCAGAGCGAGTACAACGGCGAGATGGCGCGCATTCAGGTCATGGCCGATACCGGTAATGTCGACTGGGACGTGGTGCAGATCGAAGGGCCGGACCTGGCCCGCGGCTGCGACGAGGGCATCTACGAGCACCTCGACTGGCAGCGACTGGGGCACGCCGCCGAACTGATCCCGGACGCTGCGCAGGCGTGTGGCTCGGCGGCGCTGGTGTGGAGCGTGGCGATCGCCTACGACCGCAACAAGCTGGCCGAGGCGCCCGACTCCTGGGCCGACTTCTGGGACGTGAAGAAATACCCGGGCAAACGCGGCCTGCGCAAGCGCGCGGTATACAACCTGGAGTTCGCCCTGCTGGCCGACGGCGTCAAGGTCGACGACGTGTACAAGGTGCTGTCGACCCCGGCCGGGGTAGAGCGGGCCTTCGCCAAGCTCAGCGAACTCAAGCCCTATATCCAGTGGTGGGATGCCGGCGCACAACCGGCCCAATGGCTGGCCGCCGGTGACGTGGTGATGACCTCGACCTACAGCGGCCGTATCGCTGTCGCCGCCCAGCAGGGCAGCCCGCTGGCGGTGGTGTGGCCGGGCAGTTTGTACGGCATGGATTACTGGGCCATCATCAAGGGCTCGAAACATGTCGACCAGGCCAAGCGGCTGATCAGCTACGCCAACCAGCCCGATACCCAGGTGCGCTATGTCGAGCAGATTCCCTATGGGCCGACCAACACCCAGGCGGCAGCGAAGCTTGACCCGGCATTGGCCAGCTGGGTGCCGACCTCGCCACAGAACCTGCAGGGCGCCTTGGCGATGAACGTCGACTTCTGGGTCGACCATGGTGAGGAGCTCGAGCAGCGTTTCAACGCCTGGGCCAGCAAATGA
- a CDS encoding FAD-dependent oxidoreductase, translating into MSTAFAHLFEPLQIRGKRLKNRIMSTGHDTCLPTDNLVNDKLIAYQSARAAGGAGLIVLQVAGVHDSARYTSHVLMATDDACIDGYRRLAEACHAHGTVVLSQLFHPGREIMESADGLLAVAYSASAVPNERFRVMPRALDQVMIDEIVQGYADAARRLYQAGLDGVEVVASHGYLPAQFLNPRVNLRSDGYNGGLEQRLRFLREVLQAVRAATDEDFIVGLRISADERDTDGLSEDESLAAAEALQGQLDYLHIVAGTSASLGGAVHIVPPMAIAPAYLAREAGTFKQRLAIPLFVTGRINQPQEAELILARGQADVCGMTRALICDPDMPSKTEQGNVEDVRACIACNQACIGHFHRGLPISCIQHPETGRELQYGTLEPAATRKRILVAGGGPAGMKAAAVAAARGHEVTLYEASAQLGGQVLLAQLLPRRAEFGGASTNLQREMQLAGVRVVRNTRVDRALIERERPDLVIAATGATPYWPAFERSGELQVVDAWQVLRNEVTPGRSVLVLDWRSDWIGPGIAERLVRDGHQVQLAVNGTHCGESLPLYVRDHLAGELHRLGIPITPYARLYGCDDNTVYLQHTASGEPMIFDNIDTLVLCLGHQPQDTLAEELAGLVEVRRIGDCLAPRTAEEAIHDGLTVAWSV; encoded by the coding sequence ATGTCGACCGCCTTCGCTCACCTGTTCGAGCCCTTGCAGATTCGCGGCAAGCGCCTGAAGAACCGCATCATGTCCACCGGCCACGATACCTGCCTGCCCACCGACAACCTGGTCAACGACAAGCTCATCGCCTACCAGAGCGCTCGCGCCGCAGGCGGTGCAGGGTTGATCGTGCTGCAGGTCGCAGGGGTGCACGACAGCGCCCGCTACACCTCCCATGTACTGATGGCCACCGACGATGCCTGCATTGACGGCTACCGGCGCCTGGCCGAGGCCTGCCATGCCCACGGCACGGTGGTGCTGTCGCAGCTGTTCCACCCGGGAAGGGAAATCATGGAGTCGGCCGATGGGCTGCTGGCGGTCGCCTACTCGGCCTCGGCAGTGCCCAACGAGCGGTTTCGCGTGATGCCACGGGCCCTGGACCAGGTAATGATCGACGAGATCGTCCAAGGCTATGCCGATGCCGCCCGCCGCCTGTATCAGGCGGGGCTGGATGGCGTCGAGGTGGTGGCCAGCCATGGCTACCTGCCGGCGCAGTTCCTCAACCCGCGGGTCAACCTGCGCAGCGACGGCTACAACGGCGGCCTGGAACAACGCCTGCGTTTCCTGCGCGAGGTGCTGCAGGCCGTACGCGCAGCTACCGACGAAGACTTCATCGTCGGCCTGCGCATCAGTGCCGACGAACGCGACACCGACGGCCTCAGCGAGGATGAATCGCTGGCCGCCGCCGAAGCGCTGCAAGGCCAGCTGGACTACCTGCACATCGTCGCCGGCACCTCGGCCTCGCTCGGCGGCGCCGTGCACATCGTGCCGCCGATGGCCATCGCGCCGGCCTACCTGGCCCGCGAGGCCGGCACTTTCAAGCAGCGCCTGGCCATCCCGCTGTTCGTCACTGGGCGCATCAACCAGCCACAGGAAGCGGAACTGATCCTGGCCCGTGGCCAGGCCGATGTGTGCGGCATGACCCGCGCACTGATCTGCGACCCGGATATGCCAAGCAAGACCGAGCAAGGCAACGTCGAGGACGTTCGCGCCTGCATCGCCTGCAACCAAGCCTGCATCGGCCATTTCCACCGGGGCCTGCCGATCTCCTGCATCCAGCACCCGGAAACCGGCCGCGAGCTGCAGTACGGCACGCTGGAACCTGCCGCCACGCGCAAGCGCATCCTGGTGGCTGGCGGTGGCCCTGCCGGCATGAAAGCGGCGGCAGTAGCGGCTGCGCGTGGGCATGAAGTGACGCTATATGAAGCCAGTGCGCAGCTCGGTGGCCAGGTGCTGCTTGCACAACTGCTGCCGCGGCGCGCCGAGTTCGGCGGTGCCAGTACCAACCTGCAACGCGAAATGCAACTGGCAGGTGTACGTGTGGTACGTAACACACGAGTCGACCGTGCCCTGATCGAACGTGAGCGCCCCGACCTGGTGATTGCCGCCACCGGCGCAACCCCCTACTGGCCTGCCTTCGAACGCAGCGGTGAACTTCAGGTGGTGGATGCCTGGCAAGTGCTGCGCAATGAAGTGACACCCGGGCGCTCGGTGCTGGTGCTGGACTGGCGCAGCGACTGGATCGGCCCGGGTATCGCCGAACGCCTGGTGCGCGACGGCCATCAGGTGCAATTGGCGGTCAATGGCACCCATTGCGGAGAAAGCCTGCCACTGTATGTGCGTGACCACCTGGCCGGCGAACTGCATCGCCTGGGCATTCCCATCACGCCCTATGCCCGCCTGTACGGCTGCGACGACAACACCGTGTACCTGCAGCACACTGCAAGCGGCGAACCGATGATCTTCGACAACATCGATACCCTGGTGCTGTGCCTGGGCCATCAGCCACAGGACACCCTGGCCGAGGAGCTGGCCGGCCTGGTCGAGGTACGGCGCATTGGCGACTGCCTGGCGCCACGCACGGCCGAGGAGGCGATCCATGATGGCCTGACTGTTGCCTGGTCCGTCTGA
- a CDS encoding cupin domain-containing protein encodes MSQLPQTPPAAEDGGAAPQFLGTRIRGLRKRRGMTLAELAAQSELTAGYISQLERNLSYPSIPALFNIARSLGVTIQWFFASEATTAPEDQGYVVRRNSRLSVHYEDGIVDQLLTPQPNRQLEMLHSRFPPGTYSQQSYSHEGEEAGYLLSGSFELWVGDRYFQLSEGDSFSFSSQEPHRYGNPGEVDAVVVWVITPPTF; translated from the coding sequence ATGAGCCAGCTCCCCCAGACCCCGCCCGCCGCCGAAGATGGCGGCGCCGCGCCGCAGTTTCTTGGCACCCGCATCCGCGGCCTGCGCAAGCGCCGGGGCATGACCCTGGCGGAGCTGGCGGCGCAGAGCGAACTGACCGCAGGCTACATCAGCCAGCTCGAGCGCAACCTGTCGTACCCGTCGATTCCAGCGCTGTTCAACATCGCCCGCAGCCTGGGCGTGACCATCCAGTGGTTCTTCGCCAGCGAAGCCACCACCGCCCCCGAAGACCAGGGCTATGTGGTGCGACGCAACAGCCGGCTGAGCGTGCACTATGAAGATGGCATCGTCGACCAGTTGCTGACCCCGCAGCCCAACCGCCAGCTAGAGATGCTGCACTCGCGCTTCCCGCCCGGCACCTACAGCCAGCAGAGCTACAGCCACGAAGGCGAGGAAGCCGGCTACCTGCTTTCGGGCAGTTTCGAGTTGTGGGTGGGCGATCGTTATTTCCAATTGAGCGAAGGCGACAGCTTCAGCTTCTCCAGCCAGGAGCCGCACCGCTATGGCAACCCAGGCGAGGTGGACGCCGTGGTAGTCTGGGTCATCACCCCGCCCACGTTCTGA